From Dermacentor albipictus isolate Rhodes 1998 colony chromosome 8, USDA_Dalb.pri_finalv2, whole genome shotgun sequence:
AAGAGTTGAGCTGTCCGTGTACCAAAGAGAACGCCAGGATATAAGCTGCTGCTCCTAACAAAGCCATCGTGTACGGTTCTGCCTGTCCTCAGTGCTGCTGTTGACCGGTGCCCGCGCTGGCCCGATGCCGCCATAGTCTCAGCACAGCGAAGCCGCGTTCCAAGGTCCCCGAGACTGTTCTGCAGACCCTCCACACTGTCCCCCAATCGGCGCAATGTGTCCCGAAGCCTGTTCAGGGCTTGTGTCGTGTCCTCAGCCCTCCGTTTCCAATCATCACGCTCAGATGTTGCATCTGAAAATGTGCAGGCACATACCATGAGCTCTATGTGCAGAATGACCACAGTGCATCCCTTTCAACCCTTATAACTACCATACAGAATGCCCATGAAATAAAGTTGTTAAATAGTTTCAATtcttaaatttctttttcaatataGTCGACAAAAACATTAAGTGTTTTAGCTTGTCTGTATATGTGATTACTATTCATGGAATGCTGGGTTACCAAGGGCATAAGCACGAGCAGCTGAGTTGGTGGTGCCATCTTGCGGGGCAGAGTTTAACCAAAGGATACATACACTTATTGTAGTGACTGACCATATGCTAGGTTATCTGATTATGAATCTGCTCATTCATCTGCTTATGAGAAGCATTGGGAGCAATGCAATGGACAACATGCAGCACCTTTTCTATTACTTCGCCAAAAGCACCCATGTAGCATAAAGACTTTTCACATGTTGGACAGTGTCATAAGATTTCGCTACCAATGTCGCTAATGCTGTCCACGTAACTTGGTATTTCCATAAAAAGTgtacaagctaaaactctctttAAGTTGACAAATTGTTTGTAGGCTGTCTCAAGTGATGACAACAATTAGAACAAATGCCACTCTATGCTTCTTTATGCCTAGTAGACACAGAAGCTATCATGGGTGCAGTTGTCAGCAGGGAAACAATTGTGGACAAGCTTGACCGATGCTGTGCTAGGACAGTAGTGGTTGTTCCAATAAGCTTGGGGAAAACATTGGGAAAATTGATAAAGACTCTTGCTGCTAGTGCTACAACTGGCACAGTACAGCACTTGTGTGTGCATGTTTTCGCAATGTGTGCCATATTGCATTTCACGGTGCTGTGTGATGAGCATAGTTAATCCATTGTACGGAGAATGCTAATATAGTCTACCAAATCACTGTGAAGTTGGGCAGCAACAACTAACCAGTGCACTTTCCCTGCCAACAGCATCGGCAGAGAAACAGTGGCCAGCAGGCAGAAGAAACATATTTCAGTGGTATACGCTATATTTTGTGCCAACAAGTTCACAACTCATCTTACGGCACATGTGTCCAACATCTGACCTGAGTGGGCACTGGGGTGCTAGAACATAAGAGTGCACATGCTTCTCGGAAAGCACCTGGCCACGTCAGGCGTTAGCAAGTGTTAATACAGGCATGCATCTGTTATCATTCAAAACATTGTTAGTTTCGTGGCATCCCTGCTGGGCAGCGCTCCAATATTTTAGTCGCACAGTCAACTCCcatagcgcctcctggccagtgCTGTTTCCTTATAGGCGACAGCCCAGCTATGCTAATATGTTAGCTACAGTGGCATTTAATTGACATAGCGAGTGCTACAAACAGGAGGAGACTGTGGCACTTCTGATCTATCAAGATTACTATTCCACTAAAAGAGGAAAGTCAGAGCAGCCATGGCAACAGTTTCAGATTAGTCTGGTTCACCGGCACACAAGAAGGGCAAGCACAGACAGCTTAAAGATTACTTACCATCTAGCTTACGCTTGAGTTCATCCACGCAGCTGTGGGTCTTAAGACGGTCTCGCGTGAGCACAAGTCCACAGCCTTGTTCGCACGTGACTTCACGAAGTGGGCACTGCTTCGCATGAGACTCCAGTGCACGACGCGGGCACCGGTGCTCGCACGCCTCATGTGGACAGCTCACTTCGTGAAACTCGCAGGTACTCACATGGTTCGCAAAATTTTCGGCAGGCACACGGGCATCACAGCCAGAATTTCGGCATTTCACCTGTGATgcccaaaaacaaaaaaaaggaggggggaagGGTGGGGGTGAAGAGAGAGAATGCAGCAATAACATGAACCCTCATTACAATCAATTTATAGGTAGTTGTCGGCTATTACATGCTGTGATAACATTTCTGAATGAGCTCTGGCCAGTAGCAACAAATTGAAACTAAATTTAGTTTACATGATGAACACGCATATAACAAATCAGTGGATGCAATTAAGtaaattgaaaaattgaaaattcAGGTGGCTACACTTTAAGCTTCATGCATGACAAGCTTACAAGAGAAATCAGTGAGGCTGAAAATATGTTGACATCAGACTCCATCTGTTAACCTTTCCAAAAAAACTTGTTTTTCTTAGAGGGTAATCATTTTGCATGTGTGGCTTTGTGTGAGTGTATAAAACTGTACTCTTGGAAGGTAAGCCTATGTTGGCAAATTGCGCATCATGTATTGTGTTGTCCTTTTTGCAGTCGTTCCCTCTGCGACATACAACCcataaattctggagttttacatgctGCATTTAGGATCTGATTATTAAGCCCGCTGTAGTGGGGAATTCCAAATTAATTTCAACCAAGTGGGGTTCTTTAAAGGGCCACTCCGGCAtttttttaaccatattaggatattgtcatCTTCAAATGTCATCGACTGTCGTCACCGCTAGTGTGGTTCGATTTACTTGGAAACTCATCAAAAACTTTAATAAATGAGAAAAtgaaaccgaaacgggtagctgcttcaTGTGATGCCACATTGAGTCCATGACATCAGACCCTACACAGCCGTAATGTAAACATGCAGAATGCATGCTGAATACGCAATACCTGTGCTAACACCATAAAACTGAAGCTGACTATGTCTTCTGATGACACGTGGAGCTTTTTCAGCTCTTTCAAACTAAACAGTGCCGATTTCAGTGATGATATGAGCACTGATGGACCGCTGTTTGCTTTTCACCTGCCACCACAGTGCAAGAAAGCTGATGTGCCTAAGCTCAATGCATTGTGCTGCGAAAAAATGAAGAGAAGCACAGGTTATCCCGTCTGTCAAAACAATGATTGTCTGCCGTTGTTTTGTAGAGAAAGGAGTCAGCTTTGTCGTTTTTGGGTGAAGTGGCGGTGTAGTCTCcgacgtcacaaacacagggtggccagtaataTGTCATACATTCGTGGGCGCGAGTCGGGAACATGCAAACAATCTTTAAAATTGATTTTCAGGAAAACCAAATGAGTTGCATTCATATCTTTTGGCACGCATAATCAGAGTAGAAAAGAGAATGTATACTCAAAATTTTATTTAAGGGTGGCATGACACGGTCACCCATCATTTTGCGGTTTTCCGCCAGAAATTATAGTAGAAGGTCTATTATGGTTATACAAGTCTAAAAACTGAGCGGTAAAAGCAAATTTCTGCCCAAAATATGAGCTAGAACTTGCCGGCTCTAAGCCTCACCTTCCAGCACCCACCGCCATATTGTTAAGCCATGCATGACGTCACGAGCTGCATTCAACCAAGCCATCGTCTGCTACAAAATCAGCCACCGCACCTTGTGAGGTCGGAGCATAACTGCCGTTTGTTGCTTTATTTGCTCCAGATATCGTGTGTCATATGTCATACAACACCAACTTCACGTGATGAAGCAAGCGACGAATCACTGAGTAGCAGAAGCAGCGATAGTGCCACGCATATTGACTTCGACCTCATCGCCACCAGCTCAGTGACGAAACATGGCCTCGGATACATGCACGCGCCAGCTGTGGACAAAGCCGGCAGGTGCATATCTTGGAGGCAATGGACAAAGACAGCATAGTAAACTTGATCAACATAAGATGGCGACATTGGTGTCATGCAAAATGCTGCTAATGCCTTTCCTCACTGTTGTTATTTCAGCCGTTCACGGAAAACAAAGTCTGGTGCTACTTTGCACAATGCATATAGTTACGGGTGTAGATTGTTTGTTAGATTGTTAGAAATGCAGCTGGTATTTCAAAGAGTCaaagagtttattcagacaacgtgGTACAGTTGCCTAGGGCGCAGACTAAAAGGCAAGTGATTGCCTGACAAGGAGTCTGTGCCCTTGCTCCCATTCGAGAGCACAAGACATTCAGCACATAAAATCAACACTAAACAAGATGGAAATACAGAGTGGTTGGTAACATTGAGACGAGAGTTATTTCATATTGAATATTTATGTACAATTGGGAAAAATTGATGTAAgagataacagaaaaaaaaaaggagtggttatgcctgcagtgacaatagatacatagtgatgttatttttaaaagcttTGAATGATTTACTTTCTTGGATAATGTTTACAGCAGGATGGCGATCGTTTAAAAAACTGGAAATTCTGTAGCTAAGTTTCTGGGTGCCGTAGTTTGTACGTATTTTTTCCTTATTGTAACATATGTGCCGGGTGTTGTAGGTGTGTGTTTTCGTTAGATATTGTTGAAAAAAAGCCGTAGGATCGGAATGCATTTGTAGGTAACTAGCTAACGCTATCTTTTTGTTTATAACATTCCACAGTGTGAGCAGTTGATGTTTTCTAAACAGTGGGGCAGTGTGGCTAAGGTATGGTGCATTGTCTATTAGGcgcaaaaatttcttttgtaaTAGATATATGTATTCTATGCTTGTTTTAGGTGCTGTGCCCCAGACAAGAAGACAATAGTGGAAACGCGAATGTACCAGTGTGTAGTATAGTTGTTTCTTTAGCCAGATGGGCAAAAGGCTCTTTATTTTATACACGATACCAATGGACCTAGATATACCAGTGCGAACTTTTTCAATGTGAGGTGACCAGTCAAGATGCTCATGAAAgatgacaccaagaaatttatGTGTTGGTACACATTCGATAAATTCATCGCGAAATTGAATAAATATTTCTTGTTTTATACACTTGTTACAAGCGCGGAATATAATGTACTTAgttttttttagtgtttaacTCTCATTCATTACCGTAGAGCCACGTGGACAAATTTTCCAGCCATACATTGGTTTCAACTTGGAGGACTTTTAGGTCTTGTCCGCAGAAGAATACATTGGTATCATCAGAGTACATTATTATTTCTGGTGTAGAGGGCACGTtaattatatcatttatatagagcaGAAATAACAGCGGTCCAAggattgatccttgtggaactccataatGTATCTGACCTAAGCTGGATTTTGCATTCGTAATATTCGTGTACTGGTGACTATTTAGGAGGTAATTCTTTATTAATGTGAGAGCCGTTCGTCTAATGCCATATTTATATAACTTGTACAGTAAAACAGGGTGCTTAATGGAGTCGAATGCCTTTTTAAAGTCTAGGAAAACACCTATTGTATATATTTTCTGCTCAAAGTTGTCTATTATGTTATCCTTAATGTTTATTAGCGCCATTTCAGTAGATTTCTCTTTCTGGAATCCGTATTGCTGCTCGGCGATGATATCGTTTCGCTTGCAGAAGTTTAATAGCCTGGTGTTTGTAACTTTTTCAACTACTTTCGAGAGGATTGGTAGGAttgaaattggcctataattatttATGTCATTTCTATCACCTCCCTTGTGTATGACAGagatttttgcaatttttaatttaTCTGGAAATATTCCGGTACTCAAAATCAGGTTGCATATATGCATAAAGACAGCATAGTAAAGGTTgtgggatttgatcccacaacctAAAGTAGCTGTAATTGCACACCAGAATACAATGCATACTGTCACAGAGTGAACATGCAGTCATCATTCAAGGCATTTCTTAAATGGCAGCAGCTCACACAAGAAATCCAACAGGAAAATCCTGCATGCAGACAGTCTTTCGGAACAAGGTTTAGCTCACCTTGAGACGGTTGACCATGTTCTGTATCAGAGGCAAAGCAGGCATAAAGGCCGAGATGGCTCGTTTGCGGCACACGGGGCAGCTGTTGTTTTTGCGGACCCACTCAGAGATGCAACGGCGGCAGAAGACGTGGCGGCAGTGGCACTCAACAGGCTCACTCAGCACAGAGTGGCAGATGACACAGATCAGCTCCTCATCCGGCCTGGGGTCATAGTCTTCCAACGTCAGCTCTGTGCAGTGCATGGCTAGTAGACATTAGCCAGAAGCAAAAAACGGACACATTAGCTCCCTTTGTACATAAAAAGCCTCACTCAGCCGCATATCCTTGCTGTGTATTTGGTGCATCGCAAGAGCATAGAGACTAGTGGATAGTACAAAGTGCCTAATGCGTGatgaagtcaaagaaaatatGCACTCGCAACACAGTACACATAAAAACAAAGGAGACGAAGTTAGCAAGTTGTTAACAGAGTCTTGCAATTGGCATCTCTAAAAACTATAGTTTTGCATTTTATATGATGATTGACACATACAATGCTGAACTACCAGAACTGAATTGAGTAGTGAACTCTACTAATATTACTATTGAAAGCCTAGTGGTCTCATTGAACAGGAGGTTGGTTATGTCAAACTTGGAAGCACCTGCTACAGCATCAAGGCAAATTGGCTTTTGTTACTTCTGGCTCCCTTGCAACTAAAGACTGAGGAAGCTGTATTGACAGCTTCCAcatacattt
This genomic window contains:
- the LOC135898276 gene encoding RING finger protein 151-like; its protein translation is MARRRSSSSASSMHCTELTLEDYDPRPDEELICVICHSVLSEPVECHCRHVFCRRCISEWVRKNNSCPVCRKRAISAFMPALPLIQNMVNRLKVKCRNSGCDARVPAENFANHVSTCEFHEVSCPHEACEHRCPRRALESHAKQCPLREVTCEQGCGLVLTRDRLKTHSCVDELKRKLDDATSERDDWKRRAEDTTQALNRLRDTLRRLGDSVEGLQNSLGDLGTRLRCAETMAASGQRGHRSTAALRTGRTVHDGFVRSSSLYPGVLFGTRTAQLLEEIESDSDRSWSPHSDGSHESLEIFVDFNS